In a single window of the Streptomyces sp. HUAS ZL42 genome:
- a CDS encoding acetyl-CoA C-acetyltransferase, whose product MPEAVIVATARSPIGRANKGSLVSMRPDDLAVAMVLAGLAKVPALDPCDIDDLMLGSAQPAGEAGHNMARAVAVLAGMDHLPGTTVSRYCSSSLQTTRMAFHAIKAGEGDVFISAGVEAVSRYGNGFCDIPGTENPLVDGARKRTAVLAEGGQGWSDPRPAMPDLYAAMGQTAENVARLKGISRQEQDEFGVRSQNLAEKAVANGFWERDITPLTLPDGSVVSADDGPRPGVTMESVSQLKPVFRPDGSVTAANCCPLNDGAAAVVIMSDTKAKQLGLTPLARIVSTGVSGLSPEIMGLGPVEASKQALARAGMTIGDIDLVEINEAFAAQVIPSARDLGIDVDKLNVNGGAIAVGHPFGMTGARITSTLINSLQFHDKQFGLETMCVGGGQGMAMVLERLS is encoded by the coding sequence ATGCCCGAAGCCGTGATCGTTGCCACCGCCCGTTCGCCGATAGGCCGCGCCAACAAGGGATCGCTGGTCTCGATGCGGCCCGATGACCTGGCCGTGGCCATGGTCCTAGCAGGTCTTGCGAAGGTTCCGGCCCTGGACCCGTGTGACATCGATGACCTCATGCTCGGGTCCGCGCAGCCGGCAGGCGAGGCGGGCCACAACATGGCCCGGGCCGTGGCCGTGCTCGCGGGGATGGATCACCTGCCCGGTACCACGGTCAGCCGTTACTGCTCCTCTAGCCTGCAGACCACCCGGATGGCGTTCCACGCGATCAAGGCGGGCGAGGGCGACGTCTTCATCTCCGCTGGCGTCGAGGCGGTGAGCCGGTACGGCAATGGCTTCTGCGACATCCCCGGCACCGAGAACCCACTCGTCGACGGGGCACGCAAGCGCACCGCGGTCCTGGCCGAGGGCGGTCAGGGATGGAGCGACCCGCGACCCGCCATGCCCGACCTGTACGCTGCGATGGGGCAGACCGCCGAGAACGTGGCCCGGCTCAAAGGCATCAGCCGTCAGGAGCAGGACGAGTTCGGCGTCCGCAGCCAGAACCTCGCCGAGAAGGCGGTCGCCAACGGCTTCTGGGAGCGCGACATCACCCCGTTGACGCTGCCGGACGGCAGTGTGGTCTCCGCCGACGACGGCCCTCGGCCCGGCGTGACCATGGAATCGGTCTCTCAGCTCAAGCCGGTCTTCCGTCCCGACGGAAGCGTCACCGCCGCGAACTGCTGTCCGCTCAACGACGGCGCGGCAGCGGTCGTCATCATGAGCGACACCAAGGCCAAGCAGCTCGGACTGACCCCGCTGGCCCGGATCGTCTCCACCGGCGTCTCCGGGCTCTCGCCCGAGATCATGGGTCTCGGTCCGGTGGAGGCGAGCAAGCAGGCTCTCGCCCGGGCGGGCATGACGATCGGTGACATCGACCTTGTCGAGATCAACGAGGCCTTCGCGGCGCAGGTGATCCCGTCGGCCCGCGACTTGGGCATTGACGTCGACAAGCTCAACGTCAATGGTGGCGCCATCGCAGTCGGCCACCCTTTCGGCATGACTGGCGCTCGCATCACCAGCACGCTGATCAACTCGCTCCAGTTCCACGACAAGCAGTTCGGGCTCGAGACGATGTGCGTGGGTGGCGGACAGGGTATGGCGATGGTGCTGGAGCGGCTCTCGTGA
- a CDS encoding TetR/AcrR family transcriptional regulator, which produces MSPKQQRGEETARRLLAAALEVHEHKGPEGFTVQAVTATSGISLGSLYHHFGSFDGLAATLYARCMADLLDALITALERTRTARTGVRAVVVAYLQFAEEQPAKARFIHASAYAGFLPAHTTVVAAAKGPRIERLLTWLRPHVEAGRIVDLPDPLMEMLLIGPVAETARRRLAGDPTIDLQQACRALPERIWQSVRGPQG; this is translated from the coding sequence GTGTCGCCTAAGCAGCAGCGTGGCGAGGAGACCGCCCGGCGCCTGCTTGCCGCCGCACTGGAGGTCCACGAACACAAGGGGCCCGAAGGCTTCACGGTGCAGGCCGTGACAGCCACCAGCGGAATCAGCCTGGGCAGCCTGTACCACCACTTCGGCAGCTTCGACGGACTCGCCGCCACGCTCTACGCCCGTTGTATGGCCGACTTGCTCGATGCGCTGATCACCGCGCTCGAGCGGACGAGGACCGCCCGGACCGGGGTGCGTGCGGTGGTCGTCGCGTACCTGCAGTTCGCCGAGGAACAACCTGCCAAGGCCCGATTCATCCACGCTTCGGCTTACGCAGGGTTCCTGCCTGCTCACACCACGGTCGTCGCCGCGGCCAAGGGCCCCCGCATCGAGCGCCTCCTGACCTGGCTACGGCCGCATGTCGAAGCCGGACGCATCGTCGACCTTCCCGATCCGCTCATGGAGATGCTTCTCATCGGCCCGGTGGCGGAAACCGCCCGACGCCGGCTGGCAGGCGACCCGACCATTGACCTCCAGCAGGCTTGCCGTGCCCTGCCAGAACGGATCTGGCAGTCCGTCCGCGGTCCGCAAGGATGA
- a CDS encoding SDR family oxidoreductase, producing MGDRRCRQYPLRRLGVPDDIGSAFVFLLSHDVAWVTGQELVVDGGVTLVGGAR from the coding sequence GTGGGTGATCGCCGTTGCCGACAGTACCCGTTGAGACGGCTCGGCGTGCCCGACGACATCGGCTCCGCCTTCGTCTTCCTGCTTTCACACGACGTCGCGTGGGTCACCGGTCAGGAGCTGGTCGTCGACGGTGGCGTGACCCTGGTGGGCGGAGCGCGGTGA
- a CDS encoding SDR family NAD(P)-dependent oxidoreductase, with product MSSTPTAVVTGGNRGIGYAVARDLVRHGYRVVLLVRDRQRGETARSALGALSGSDVALAVGDLSELSGVRSAAQAVLASCPRIDVLIHNAGIWPSGLVHGENGLEKAFVINHLAPFVLNHLLEPRLVASRARVVQVSAGLYAKGHVDLESTPTGAHFHPLRTYADTKLCNVMLVPMFAQRWSAAGVRINAVHPGVIRTGLGDRPGASGYVLKAMKLLWKSPRTGAAAVIRLAHGTAAADLTGRYFHIDKETPLAPMARDTALAQQIWAQALELSGLSQTPPPSGAPGVA from the coding sequence ATGAGCTCGACACCGACAGCCGTTGTCACTGGCGGCAACCGTGGCATTGGATACGCCGTCGCACGAGACCTCGTGCGCCACGGTTACCGGGTCGTCCTCCTCGTGCGCGACCGGCAGCGCGGTGAGACGGCCCGCTCGGCCCTCGGAGCGCTGAGCGGATCGGACGTCGCCCTCGCCGTCGGCGATCTCTCCGAACTCTCCGGTGTGCGCTCGGCAGCGCAAGCGGTGCTCGCCTCCTGCCCTCGCATCGACGTGCTGATCCACAATGCCGGCATCTGGCCCAGTGGGCTGGTTCACGGCGAAAACGGTCTCGAGAAGGCCTTCGTCATCAACCATCTCGCGCCGTTCGTCCTCAACCACCTCCTGGAGCCACGGCTGGTGGCCTCCCGGGCCCGCGTGGTTCAGGTCAGCGCCGGGCTGTACGCCAAGGGACACGTGGACTTGGAGAGCACGCCGACAGGAGCCCATTTCCACCCGCTGCGCACCTACGCGGACACCAAGCTGTGCAATGTGATGCTGGTTCCTATGTTTGCGCAACGCTGGAGCGCGGCCGGAGTGCGAATCAACGCGGTACATCCCGGGGTGATCCGCACAGGGCTGGGCGACCGTCCCGGCGCGTCCGGCTACGTGCTCAAGGCGATGAAACTGCTGTGGAAGTCGCCGCGAACCGGAGCAGCCGCCGTCATCCGGCTGGCACACGGCACAGCCGCCGCAGATCTCACCGGACGGTACTTCCACATCGACAAGGAGACCCCCTTGGCCCCGATGGCACGCGACACCGCGCTGGCACAGCAGATCTGGGCCCAGGCGCTGGAGTTGAGTGGTCTGTCACAGACCCCGCCGCCGTCCGGAGCGCCCGGTGTCGCCTAA